DNA sequence from the uncultured Ilyobacter sp. genome:
TTGAAAGTGAGATCCAACATTTTATTTTCTAGTGTCATATGGAATCCTTCTCCACCTTTAACACCTGCTGCTTTTTTTTCAACAAATTGAGAGATTAAACCTTCGAAAATATATAGCTCACACGCTAATATTGAATTTGGAGCCAAAACAGTTTGATCGATGTTATTTCCAAACCAGTAAATTCCGTCATATTGACTGACAACTTTGATAGCACCAACACTCTGCTGGGAAGTTCCAGTTAAAATATCCGCCCCGGCATTAACATGAGTTCTAGCAATTTCACCTGCAGCAACTGTATCACCAAAAGAACCGGTATAAGCGATTCTTACGTCAGCTTCAGGGTTAACATATTTAACTCCTTGAATGAAACCACTGTTATATTTAATAGATTCACCTGCAGCAACTGGTCCGACGATTCCTATGATATTTGTTTTTGTTTTCAATCCTGCAAGCATTCCTAAAAGGAATGCCCCTTCATGTGCATCAACATCATAACCAAATACGTTATCAGCTTTAACACCGTAGCCACCATATGCAAAAGAGACTTCAGGGAAATCAGCTGCAACTTCGCTTATTACTGATTCATACTGTGCACCGTGGGCTATGACTATGTCGTAGTCTTCAGATGCATATTCTCTGAGTGCCACACCTGCTTCAATAGGATTTCCTAATCTTTCACTGAATTTTAATTCTACTTTATCTTCTCCAAGTTTTTCTTGGACTGCTTTTGCACCTTCATACATAGCCTGGCTCCAAGCCATATCATCAATAGTACTAGGAAGTATCAGTGCTATTTTGATAGCTTCACTTTTGCTTTCTTCGGCTTTCTTACCACAACCAAAGAAAGTAAATACGCTGACAAACATCAGTAACCCCAGTATAAATTTCGACAAAAATTTCATCCTTTTCATTTCAAATTCCTCCTTAAAATTTTATATATACTACAAACCTTTATGTTTTATCTTTAATAAGTTTAATTCCGTCTAATTTCAAATTTTATATACTTTTGGGAAAGGGCTCTTTTACTAGATCACCTGATACATATCTGTGGATAATATTTCTGTCATCCCCGTTATAGATGAATTTTTGAATCCTCTGTTCAAGAGGGTAGCTAGACATATCAAAGCAGCTGTCATCTATAATCAAAGCATCAAACTCATATCCCTTTTCAAAACTACCAACTTTTCCAAAAAAGCTTCCTCCGCCTTTTGTAGCTAAATAAAATGCTTCTGAGGTGCTCAAGAACTTAAGTTTTTTATCTGAATCCATCCATGCAAGTTTGGACATTTGTATGGCCGAGACCATTACTCTAAGCATCGAGCAGGTTTCACCAGCCCCTATATCAGTCCCTAGAGCCACTGGAATTCCTTCGTCCATGAATTTTCTAATGGGCATTATACCGCTTCCTAAATTCAGATTGGAAGTAGGGCAGTGGACTGCAAAAACTCCACGTTTTTTCATGAGTGTCCTCTCCTCGATATCTGAGTGAATACAGTGAGCCATGAGGGTGGGTCTTTGTCCGAAAAGTCCAAACAGATCATAGACCGATCCGTAATTTTCTGAATTTGGATAAAGTTCCTTCACCCAATCTATCTCACTCAAGTTTTCAGATAAATGCGATTGAACTGGTATGGAATATTTTTCAGAAAGTTTTGAGAGTCCTTTGAGCAGTTCCTTCGAAGAAGTCGGGATGAATCTCGGGGTTATTATCGGCTTTACCAGTTGAGATTTTCCCAAATATTTTTCGATCATCTCCTCTGTTTCCCTTAAAGATGAATCTGTGTCTTCATCTAGGAATTCCGGTGTGTTAGCATCCATATTAACTTTGCTGACATATGCTCCCAATCCACTTTTCAAAAATAGATCAATTAAGAGTTCCGTAGGTTCTTTGTGAAGTGTTCCCCATACAGATGATCTTGTGGTTCCGTTTTTCCAGATTTCATTTATAAAGTTTTTGTAGGTTTGTTCAGCATATTTTAAATCTTTAAATCTTTTTTCTTCTGGGAATGTGTGTGAAAAAAGCCATGGTACCAGTTACTTGTCCATACCGATACCAGTATGTTTAAATTGAGATGCATGGCAGTGCATATCGTTCAGACCAGGAATTATGAGTTTATCTTTGTAGTCAGTAATTGGAATGTTTTTATATTTTTTAGAAAGATACTCACAACACTCTTTAACTGTCCCCATCTTCAACAATTACATATCCATTTTTGAGGGTGGTAAATGTATCAGGCATCTCTGTGTAAATAATATTTCCCTTTAATATTTTTATATCCTTCACATTATCACCTCCCATAAAATTTATTACTTTAAGAGTTAGCATCTATCTTTTGATTTCTATAAAATCAATCATGGAGATTCTATTATACAAAAATTGTTGCGATGTAGTTTGTCATCATTTTATTTTTAATTCCTATAAATTAAATTCAAATAAAAAAAGTCGCCCGAATTCCATTAGAAAATATACCTTCCTTTGATGAAGGCAATTGCTAATAAAAGTAGAGCGACTTGGACATTTTAGGATAAAAAAGAGGGTTGCTCTTTTTCAATAAAAATACCGTCATTTACTTTAAATTATAAATTTTCATTTGGATTGCATAAACCAAATATATGAAAAGTGCAATAATAATTTATTATTAGAATAAGTTTAACCCCTTATCATAATTTTTACAAATATATTATTTAAATAACAACTATTACAGTTTTAGCAAGGGTGTTGAGCTAAAAAGTTCAAAGTATTTTTTTTATAATTTATTATATTTTTATACCAGATAAATAGAATTTAATAAAAACTTATCAAAAAATAGATGAAAAAATAAAAAAACAGGCGGCGAAGAATTATTTCTCGCTGCCTGTTGTAATTTTAGCTCTTGTTGAATTATACACATATTAACTATTTATATTCTCTAAAGAAATTAGAAAAAATAGCAACTACTCACCTGTATCTTTAATTTTACTTAGGTATCTGTAAATACTAGGCTCTGATATATCTAAAAGTTTAGCTATTTTCTGGACAGTTCCCTTGACTAAAAACACACCCTTTCTATTAAACTCCTCTATAAGTTTTAATTTTCTGTCTAAGCTCATCTCAGGATTATTCTCCTTAAACTCACTTATTGTATTGTCGATAATATTTGATGCTATAACCTCAATGCTGTCTAAATCTTTATTTTCACTTTTACCCATCATGTCAAAATTTAAGAGTGAATCCACCTTTTCTTTTATTGTCTCTAAATCTGAATAATCTGCATTTATGCCAAGTAGACCTATGGTTTTATTATTCTCGTCCTTAATAAAAAAAGTTGAGAATTTAACAGGTTCTCCAGTTTTAGATAGACCGTCATAATTAATTATATAGTCTTGTTCAAAGTTTAATTGCTTATTTGAAATTCTGTCACTTATGCTGCTTATAGGGCCCCAAAAAGAATCACCTATTTTTCTGGTACTGTTAGCTGAAGCTACAACAGATCGGTCTAAATTCTCCAGGTCATGGAGAATGATTTCAAAATTTTTGCCTAAAACCTTTCCCAAAAACTCTACTATCTGAATATATGGTTTAAGTCTTTTATTCATTATTATCCCCCTTTTTTCTTCTGATCATCTATGTAAATCAAATATTATAATTAAGCCTGAAATATAAGCATCTATATTTTACATTATGAAGAAAATTAAAAGAAATGTCTATAAATTTTAATTTTCTCATTTTAAAATTCTATTTTTTTCATTGGTTTCGTGAGGGGCTTATCTCTGATTTACCCCAGTTTCTACGAGGTTACACGTGATGCTAGAGAAATTTTGTTATTTTTTATTTTTTTCTTCTTTTTGGGATAATTTAATTTCATCTACAGTACAAAAAAAGACTCTCTAGGATATCTATTCTAAAGAGTCTGCCAGTCAAATTTCAGAAAATATAAAAAACCTTCCCAATCACATATTTTTATCTGTGACTAGGAAGGTAGTTAGTTTTGAATTGAATTTTAAAAATTAAGGTTTTACTAAATAATCAACAACTATAGTATCGATGGTAAAATTAGTAAACCTAAAGAAGTTACAATTGCCCATACAAACCAAATAAATGCCATGAATCCCCAAACACTCTTAAGTTTCATTCCAACTAATGATAATGCAGGTATAACATACAACGGCTGAATCAAGTTAGTTGCTTCATCTCCCAGTATAAAGGCATTTACAATTGTAGGCATATGTGCTCCCACTGACTTACCAGCTTCTACTAAAATCGGCCCCTGTATAATCCACTGCCCACCCTGGGATGGTACAAATAGGTTTACTACTGATGCTGATAAATATGCAAATAAAGGCATAGTATTAGGTGTAGCTACTGAAATCATCGCATTGGCCATTATGGTAGCCAAACCTGAAACTCCCATAAGTCCCATTATTCCACTGTAAAATGGAAATTGTATCATTACAGGTGCAGCAGACTTGATCGAATCAGAAAAAGCTCCTGTAAACTTTGTAGGTGTCTTATATAAAAATACATTTAATACCAAGAACATAAATATTACAAAGTTAAAATTCAATGAATTTAAGAAACCCTTTGAAATTATAGATGTTGCTATAACAATTAATCCGGCTATTCCCAATAAGAACATAATTAATTTATTGTTGTTCATCTTGTCTGCAGGAGTGAGTTCGGCAGATTCAGATTTTTCTTCTGCAACTACCACATCATCTTCTCCGTCATAGCTAACTATTTCATCAGCTGGTGCTTTTGTAAAGATTACTATTGCTATTGTAACTGCGGCAATTATGAAAAACAAAACTGTATTAATAGGATTATAAGTTGTCAAACTTTGAGGCATAACCCCTAGCTGATCAACAAGGAAGTGATCCTTACCGGCAAGTAGAGCATATGCAGAAGCACTAGGACACCATGATTGACCTAATAACATAGTGGAATATCCTGCTGCTATAAGCAGTGGAAAATGTAAACCCTTTACGTTTTTAGACAGTTGTCTTGCAAATATTGGTGTCAGAATCAAAGAAAATGACCAGTTTATAACTGATGAAGCCAATCCAAATATTAAAAGCATAACAATGGCCATATTACGTGTTTTGGCTATCTTGGATATTTTTTCCAGTCCAGCACTGATTTGTGGAGATTTGGCTGCAGCCCCACAGACTATAACCATTAAAGACATTTGAAAAGCGAAGCCGTTCATGGCCCATATCTTACCATACCAACCATTTATCAAATCAATTGGAGAACTTCCTGCTACCATACCAAACACAAAGATTACTAATGTCAATATTATACAGAATACAAATGAATCAGGTATTACTTTATCTGCTGCAAATTGAAACTTTTTGGAAAATCTCCAGAGAAATGAACCCTTATCACTGCTTAACGATATTTCTTGAGTGTTATTAGACATTTTATCCCCCCTTATATCATTCTTTAAAATTTTTACGATGACCCAATTTCCAATTTACCATCATGAGTTTATTCAAGTTACATATTTTTTAGGGATCTTCTTAAATATAATCTTTAGAGACTTTTAATTGCTTTAATAATTTTATGGTGTAAGCTTCTTTAGCTGTCTTGGATGCCTCAGTACCTTCGTACTTATAAAAACCTTCTCCCGATTTAAGTCCAAGCTTCCCTTCTTCCACCTTCTTTTCTAGCAATGGATTAGCCTTTTGTGTATTATCCATTACGGCTAGGAGGTTGTCCCCAACAATTTTCCAGATATCTAGACCTCCGAAATCGGCTATCTCCAGCTGACCTGTACTGCAGTATCTGAATGCCGGTCCGAATTTCAGTGCTCTGTCTATATCGGCAGGCTCTGCTACTTCCATTTCTATCAGTGAAAATACCTCTCTGGCCACTGCCTGTTGTATTCTGTTGGCAACTAATCCGTCTACCTCTTTGAGCACTTTGACTATCTGCTTGCCTATTGATTTGTAAAGTTTTTCCACTTTATCATAGGTCTCTTGTGAGGTGTCGCCAAAGAAGGTGAGCTCAGCAATGGGCATGATATGTGGAGGGTTATACCAGTGATTTATTATGCAGTTTTTCTTTCTCTTTTCTGATACCTCAGAGATCATATCTGAAAGTTTAAGACTAGAAGTATTTGATGCAAATATGGCTTCAGCAGGTGCCAACTGATCAAGCTCCTTGAAAAGAGACTTTTTTATATCCAATCTTTCAAGAACAGATTCTATGATATAGTCTGCCTCTTTTGCTGCAGATTCTAGGTCTTCACATAGAGTTATTCTACCGATTATTTCATCTATTTCATCTATTTTTATTACTTTTTCTCTGGCAAGAATGGAAAGCTCTTCTCTTATGGCTGCTACAGCTTTCTTGAGTGCCTCGGCAGACAGATCAAAGAGATTTACGTTATATCCATGAATGGCAAAGGCTTCAGCTATACCATGTCCCATAGTACCTGCCCCAACAACAGTTATATTTTTCATTATGCCTCCTTTTTTAGACCAAGTATATCTCTGGCCTCGTCAGGTGTAGCTACTTTGTTTCCGAATTCTTTTATTATTCTGGCTGCTCTCTCTACAAGTTGACTATTAGATTTTGCCAACTCGTCTTTAGAATACATCACATTGTCTTCTAGCCCTACTCTGACGTGGCCACCCATGGCAAGAGAAGTTAATAATATAGGAAGATGCCCTCTACCGATACCTAGAGCTGACCATGTAGATCCCTCAGGTATCAAGCTTTTTAGATAGACTAAATTTTCCACAGTGGCAGTACTTCCTCCTGGAGCCCCAAGAACAAACTGGTAATGTATAGGAGCTTTTAAAATTCCTTTTTTAAGATAATATAGTGAGTTATATATCATACCGGCATCAAATATTTCTATCTCAGGCTTTACCTCGTGCTCTAGCATGGTAGTTCCCAATTCTTCTAAGAATTTAGGGCTATTTATAAAGAGAGTAGAGTGACCCCAGTTCATACTACCGCAGTCATAAGAGGCCATATCAGGTCTAAGCTCCTTGAGATGGGCCTGTCTTGTTTCGTCAGTGGCATTTAGGTCTCCTGATGTGGTCATGTTGATGACAATGTCACATTTTTCTTTGATCAATTTCAATGTTTCTTTAAATTTGTTCTTGTCCATTGTCCCTTTGCCTTCATCATCACGCATATGTAAATGAGCTACCGCTGCACCGGCCTTATAGCACTCATATACATCATCTGCTATCTCCTGAGGTGTCAACGGGACATTTGGATTATCTTTTTTTGTTGGCCAAGCACCAGTTGTTGCTACGGTAATAATAGTTTTCATTTCATTAACCTCCTGTGTATCTTTTATGATTTTATTGTTCTCTTTATTTACACAACTTCGAAAATCATTGCGTAAATTTATTTATAATTAATTATTACAACGAAAATTTCGATATGTCAACAAAATTTGTATCGATTTTATCGATACCTTTGAGTGAGTTGTTTTAAAGAGTAGAAATAGCGAGGAATATTGAGTGATTAAAAATTTTTTTAATAAACAAAAAAAAGACTATCGAATTTTTCGATAGTCTTTTTTAGATGAATTATCTTTTATATATATCATAATTATTTCTAGATTTTATGTTTTCTTCTCTCATTGAGCTCATAATTATTTCTGAGAAGACCTTAGTTGCTTTTGAAAGGTATCCTGAGGGAGGATAGGCCAAAGCCAGAGAACGATAAAGGCCTTCTGGACCGATTGAATAATACTCTAGGTCTTTATTCTTATAGGTGTATAGCTCGGGCATAAGCGTTGTTCCCACTCCTACCTTTACTAGGCTTAAGACAGTATTAAAACTGTTTTTAGTATTGTTTATTTTTAAATTATCTTTATATTTTTTCATAACCTTATCAAACAATTCGCTCATTATTAAACTTGAAACATTGAAAGTCAAAAATGGCAAATCTTTTAATTCATTCAAATCGATCCAAGGTTTACCGGTTTTTCCCGCAGTTTTAGCTATTTTATTTAAGCCAAATGATTTGTGGGCACACAACAAGACCTCTTCCTTGAAGATCAGGTCGTATTTTAACCGGGTATTTACTAGGGGCAAACTTACCAGGGCGACGTCTACTTTTTCATGCTGTAAAAGAGTTTCCTGGTATGCTATATCGGCCTCTATAATCTCGACATCTATATTTTCATATTTTTCTTTAAACTTTGGAATTACCTGAGGTAATAAATACGGTGCCTTAGGCGAAGATATGGAAAAGATGACCTTACCTCTTTTAAGGTTAGAGACATCGTCTATTTCGTTTGAAAGTTTTTTCTTTATATTTAAAATAGAATCGGCTGCCTTTAGGTAGAGTTCACCTTCGTAGGTGGGTCTTAGTCCCCCGTTAGAACG
Encoded proteins:
- a CDS encoding 3-hydroxyacyl-CoA dehydrogenase family protein — translated: MKNITVVGAGTMGHGIAEAFAIHGYNVNLFDLSAEALKKAVAAIREELSILAREKVIKIDEIDEIIGRITLCEDLESAAKEADYIIESVLERLDIKKSLFKELDQLAPAEAIFASNTSSLKLSDMISEVSEKRKKNCIINHWYNPPHIMPIAELTFFGDTSQETYDKVEKLYKSIGKQIVKVLKEVDGLVANRIQQAVAREVFSLIEMEVAEPADIDRALKFGPAFRYCSTGQLEIADFGGLDIWKIVGDNLLAVMDNTQKANPLLEKKVEEGKLGLKSGEGFYKYEGTEASKTAKEAYTIKLLKQLKVSKDYI
- a CDS encoding PAS domain-containing protein, with product MNKRLKPYIQIVEFLGKVLGKNFEIILHDLENLDRSVVASANSTRKIGDSFWGPISSISDRISNKQLNFEQDYIINYDGLSKTGEPVKFSTFFIKDENNKTIGLLGINADYSDLETIKEKVDSLLNFDMMGKSENKDLDSIEVIASNIIDNTISEFKENNPEMSLDRKLKLIEEFNRKGVFLVKGTVQKIAKLLDISEPSIYRYLSKIKDTGE
- a CDS encoding TIGR00366 family protein, giving the protein MSNNTQEISLSSDKGSFLWRFSKKFQFAADKVIPDSFVFCIILTLVIFVFGMVAGSSPIDLINGWYGKIWAMNGFAFQMSLMVIVCGAAAKSPQISAGLEKISKIAKTRNMAIVMLLIFGLASSVINWSFSLILTPIFARQLSKNVKGLHFPLLIAAGYSTMLLGQSWCPSASAYALLAGKDHFLVDQLGVMPQSLTTYNPINTVLFFIIAAVTIAIVIFTKAPADEIVSYDGEDDVVVAEEKSESAELTPADKMNNNKLIMFLLGIAGLIVIATSIISKGFLNSLNFNFVIFMFLVLNVFLYKTPTKFTGAFSDSIKSAAPVMIQFPFYSGIMGLMGVSGLATIMANAMISVATPNTMPLFAYLSASVVNLFVPSQGGQWIIQGPILVEAGKSVGAHMPTIVNAFILGDEATNLIQPLYVIPALSLVGMKLKSVWGFMAFIWFVWAIVTSLGLLILPSIL
- a CDS encoding 3-keto-5-aminohexanoate cleavage protein, with amino-acid sequence MKTIITVATTGAWPTKKDNPNVPLTPQEIADDVYECYKAGAAVAHLHMRDDEGKGTMDKNKFKETLKLIKEKCDIVINMTTSGDLNATDETRQAHLKELRPDMASYDCGSMNWGHSTLFINSPKFLEELGTTMLEHEVKPEIEIFDAGMIYNSLYYLKKGILKAPIHYQFVLGAPGGSTATVENLVYLKSLIPEGSTWSALGIGRGHLPILLTSLAMGGHVRVGLEDNVMYSKDELAKSNSQLVERAARIIKEFGNKVATPDEARDILGLKKEA
- a CDS encoding BMP family protein: MKRMKFLSKFILGLLMFVSVFTFFGCGKKAEESKSEAIKIALILPSTIDDMAWSQAMYEGAKAVQEKLGEDKVELKFSERLGNPIEAGVALREYASEDYDIVIAHGAQYESVISEVAADFPEVSFAYGGYGVKADNVFGYDVDAHEGAFLLGMLAGLKTKTNIIGIVGPVAAGESIKYNSGFIQGVKYVNPEADVRIAYTGSFGDTVAAGEIARTHVNAGADILTGTSQQSVGAIKVVSQYDGIYWFGNNIDQTVLAPNSILACELYIFEGLISQFVEKKAAGVKGGEGFHMTLENKMLDLTFNDELKDIFTGEELEKINVAMDEIKTGSRKVEAIVK
- a CDS encoding LysR family transcriptional regulator; amino-acid sequence: MELKELNYVTAINECGSISKAAKKLSMAQSSLSHFLKNYEKQIGYEIFIRSNGGLRPTYEGELYLKAADSILNIKKKLSNEIDDVSNLKRGKVIFSISSPKAPYLLPQVIPKFKEKYENIDVEIIEADIAYQETLLQHEKVDVALVSLPLVNTRLKYDLIFKEEVLLCAHKSFGLNKIAKTAGKTGKPWIDLNELKDLPFLTFNVSSLIMSELFDKVMKKYKDNLKINNTKNSFNTVLSLVKVGVGTTLMPELYTYKNKDLEYYSIGPEGLYRSLALAYPPSGYLSKATKVFSEIIMSSMREENIKSRNNYDIYKR
- a CDS encoding amidohydrolase family protein — translated: MVPWLFSHTFPEEKRFKDLKYAEQTYKNFINEIWKNGTTRSSVWGTLHKEPTELLIDLFLKSGLGAYVSKVNMDANTPEFLDEDTDSSLRETEEMIEKYLGKSQLVKPIITPRFIPTSSKELLKGLSKLSEKYSIPVQSHLSENLSEIDWVKELYPNSENYGSVYDLFGLFGQRPTLMAHCIHSDIEERTLMKKRGVFAVHCPTSNLNLGSGIMPIRKFMDEGIPVALGTDIGAGETCSMLRVMVSAIQMSKLAWMDSDKKLKFLSTSEAFYLATKGGGSFFGKVGSFEKGYEFDALIIDDSCFDMSSYPLEQRIQKFIYNGDDRNIIHRYVSGDLVKEPFPKSI